A genomic window from Synechococcus sp. CBW1107 includes:
- a CDS encoding DUF92 domain-containing protein translates to MLTALPSAPPPAAQWLLALVINTVLIALAQRLPLLTRAGWVHAGILGTLLWGSLGWRGWLSVVLYLALGSAVTRLGIRRKREQGLAEGRGGRRGPENVWGSAATGAVLALLTTVPGAPGPLLMLGFAASFAAKLADTCGSEIGKRWGRTTVLITTLRPVPPGSEGAISLEGSLASLGGSAVMAAVLLVLGLLPTAAAALLVTAVGLVATLIESLIGATLQGRLAWLSNELVNGLQTLIAAVLAMALAPILGL, encoded by the coding sequence GTGCTGACCGCCCTGCCCTCCGCCCCGCCGCCTGCGGCCCAGTGGCTGCTGGCCCTCGTGATCAACACCGTGCTGATCGCCCTGGCCCAGCGGCTGCCGCTGCTCACCAGGGCCGGCTGGGTGCACGCCGGCATCCTCGGCACCCTGCTCTGGGGCTCCCTCGGCTGGCGCGGCTGGCTCTCAGTGGTGCTTTACCTGGCCCTGGGCTCGGCCGTGACCCGGCTGGGGATCCGGCGCAAGCGGGAGCAGGGGTTGGCGGAAGGCCGTGGCGGCCGGCGCGGGCCCGAGAACGTCTGGGGCTCGGCGGCCACCGGCGCCGTGCTGGCCCTGCTCACCACCGTGCCGGGAGCGCCTGGTCCCCTGTTGATGCTGGGCTTCGCCGCCAGCTTCGCCGCCAAGCTGGCCGACACCTGCGGAAGCGAGATCGGCAAGCGCTGGGGCCGCACCACCGTGCTGATCACCACCCTGCGGCCGGTGCCCCCGGGCAGCGAAGGGGCCATCAGCCTCGAGGGAAGCCTCGCCAGCCTCGGCGGCAGCGCCGTGATGGCCGCAGTGCTGCTGGTCCTAGGCCTGCTGCCCACCGCCGCCGCGGCCCTGCTGGTGACGGCGGTGGGTCTGGTGGCCACGCTGATCGAAAGCCTGATCGGCGCCACGCTGCAGGGGCGTCTGGCCTGGCTCAGCAATGAACTGGTGAACGGCCTGCAGACCTTGATCGCCGCCGTGCTGGCGATGGCGCTGGCCCCGATTCTGGGGCTCTGA